From Acidobacteriota bacterium, a single genomic window includes:
- a CDS encoding isocitrate dehydrogenase (NAD(+)), with translation MNVKVTLIPGDGIGPEVSKATLRLLEAAGARIEWVEMSATPVVGRRRGETEMNPIVESIRKTRVALKGPIATPVGTGHRSINVALRKALDLYANLRPVTHLPGVKTPFENVDLVIVRENTEDLYSGLEHEVSPGVVESLKVITEYASKRIAHFAFDYARRMGRKKVTAIHKANIMKLSDGLFLHSIREVAREYPEIQQDDYIIDNCCMQLVMRPERFDVLLLENLYGDIVSDLCAGLVGGLGLVPGANIGAECSLFEAVHGSAPDIAGKHLANPTALMLSAILMLRYIAQNEVADRTERAIHNVYREGKYLTHDVGGQATTEEFTTAVVGELE, from the coding sequence ATGAATGTTAAAGTGACGCTGATTCCGGGCGACGGCATCGGGCCCGAAGTCTCCAAAGCCACGTTGAGGTTGCTTGAGGCCGCCGGGGCCAGGATCGAATGGGTCGAAATGTCCGCTACTCCCGTAGTCGGTCGCCGAAGGGGCGAGACGGAAATGAATCCCATTGTGGAATCCATTCGCAAGACGCGCGTGGCGCTGAAAGGACCCATCGCTACACCTGTGGGGACCGGCCACCGCAGCATTAACGTTGCCCTGCGCAAGGCGCTGGATCTTTATGCCAACCTGCGTCCGGTGACGCATCTTCCTGGCGTGAAAACGCCATTTGAGAATGTGGACCTGGTAATTGTTCGCGAGAACACCGAAGACCTTTACTCCGGCCTCGAGCACGAAGTCTCGCCGGGCGTGGTTGAAAGCCTGAAGGTGATCACCGAATATGCCTCGAAGCGTATCGCGCACTTTGCCTTTGATTACGCGCGCCGCATGGGCCGCAAGAAAGTGACGGCCATCCACAAGGCCAACATCATGAAGCTTTCGGACGGCCTGTTCCTCCACTCGATTCGTGAAGTTGCCCGCGAGTATCCGGAAATTCAACAGGATGATTACATCATCGACAACTGTTGCATGCAGCTGGTGATGCGCCCGGAAAGGTTTGACGTCCTGCTGCTGGAAAACCTTTATGGAGATATCGTCTCCGACCTGTGCGCGGGACTGGTGGGCGGGCTGGGGCTGGTTCCCGGAGCGAATATCGGTGCCGAATGCTCACTGTTTGAAGCGGTCCACGGCAGCGCCCCCGACATTGCCGGAAAACATCTGGCGAACCCCACGGCCTTGATGCTGTCAGCGATCCTGATGCTGCGCTACATCGCCCAGAATGAGGTTGCCGACCGCACCGAACGGGCCATTCACAACGTTTATCGCGAAGGAAAATATCTTACGCACGACGTGGGCGGCCAAGCCACAACCGAGGAATTCACCACCGCGGTAGTGGGCGAGTTGGAGTAG
- a CDS encoding glycosyltransferase, translating into MVSIVIPTYNEAASIPAVLERLKDVQGDFEVLVADGGSTDRTRQLVREAAAVYPRRLRLVECIRNRATQLNDAARQACGDAFLFLHADMLVPRETVEAIERSLRDASVVGGNFQIVFEGNRFVERFFTWCYRVRRPFGIYYGDSGVFVRRSVFDRLGGFKPIPIMDDYEFIRRLERAGRTVCLTPPMLVSDRRWRVHGLFRTLFSWVWIQTLYSLGVPAERLACWYRPVRDGETTLKV; encoded by the coding sequence ATGGTCAGCATCGTTATTCCGACATACAACGAAGCGGCCTCTATCCCTGCGGTGCTTGAACGGCTGAAGGACGTTCAAGGCGATTTTGAAGTTCTGGTTGCCGACGGCGGCAGCACTGACCGGACGCGCCAGCTTGTGCGCGAGGCAGCCGCTGTGTACCCGCGCCGGCTGCGACTGGTCGAATGTATTCGCAACCGCGCCACGCAGTTGAATGATGCCGCACGCCAGGCCTGTGGCGACGCTTTCCTGTTTCTCCACGCAGACATGCTGGTCCCACGCGAAACCGTTGAGGCCATCGAGCGAAGCCTGCGAGACGCTTCCGTGGTCGGCGGAAACTTCCAGATTGTCTTCGAGGGCAATAGGTTCGTCGAACGCTTCTTTACCTGGTGCTACCGCGTGCGGAGGCCTTTCGGGATTTACTACGGAGACTCCGGGGTGTTTGTGCGACGCAGCGTCTTTGATCGGCTGGGCGGATTCAAGCCCATCCCCATTATGGACGACTACGAATTCATTCGCCGTCTCGAACGCGCCGGACGAACGGTATGCCTGACCCCGCCCATGCTCGTTTCTGACCGCCGTTGGCGCGTCCACGGACTCTTTCGAACGCTCTTCAGTTGGGTGTGGATTCAAACCCTCTATTCATTGGGCGTTCCGGCTGAGCGTCTCGCCTGCTGGTATAGGCCCGTGCGCGATGGCGAAACAACTCTAAAGGTGTAA